The Tenrec ecaudatus isolate mTenEca1 chromosome 14, mTenEca1.hap1, whole genome shotgun sequence genome contains a region encoding:
- the DORIP1 gene encoding dopamine receptor-interacting protein 1 isoform X2 gives MKTLFEEIKASIKNNYNQDRSFWRPVLPWGGVFTIKAGRKAVSCTPLYVEIRLKNTCTIDGFLMLLYVILNENENFPRELSLHLGREFVDCFLYLMDTYSFTTVKLLWIWDKMEKQQYKSEVHKASLIIDLFGNEHDNFTRNLENLMSTIQESYCSNWRCPTRVQEDQQHIIIINPPQEIPHGNLIRLAVAELFCSKIELCEERGCGGLREFSQRVFCHGAPPFVVLNMQHWKSEDLAYVPYYLDLSDHKQEGSGWHIQYPERRELPTKNHPKLNLLPEMMSQGGD, from the exons aTGAAGACACTGTTTGAAGAGATCAAAGCATCAATTAAAAATAACTATAATCAAGATCGCTCATTTTGGAGGCCTGTTCTTCCTTGGGGAGGTGTTTTTACTATCAAAGCTGGCCGGAAAGCAGTATCTTGTACCCCACTCTATGTTGAAATAAGACTGAAAAATACCTGCACCATAGATGGCTTCTTGATGTTACTGTATGTCATTcttaatgaaaatgaaaatttccCCAGGGAACTCTCTCTTCATTTGGGTAGAGAGTTTGTAGactgttttctttatttaatgGACACCTACAGTTTTACAACTGTGAagctcctttggatttgggacaAGATGGAAAAACAGCAATACAAATCTGAAGTTCACAAAGCTTCATTAATAATTGATTTGTTTGGGAATGAGCATGATAATTTTACAAGAAATCTTGAAAATCTCATGTCTACCATTCAAGAGAGTTACTGTTCCAACTGGCGATGCCCAACTCGCGTGCAGGAGGATCAGCAGCATATAATTATTATAAA TCCTCCCCAAGAAATTCCACATGGAAACTTGATACGACTGGCTGTGGCTGAGTTATTCTGTTCCAAGATCGAACTGTGTGAAGAGCGTGG GTGTGGTGGCTTAAGAGAATTTTCCCAACGAGTTTTCTGCCATGGGGCACCCCCTTTTGTTGTCTTAAATATGCAGCACTGGAAATCTGAAGATCTGGCATATGTACCCTATTACTTGGACTTATCAGATCATAA GCAAGAAGGCAGTGGATGGCATATACAATACCCTGAAAGAAGAGAATTGCCAACTAAGAATCATCCAAAACTAAACTTACTGCCAGAAATGATGTCCCAGGGCGGTGACTGA